TGACTCGTGACTTTCAGACCACCCACGGCTACACCCGCGATCTGCCGGGCGAAGCCAATATGACCCTGGCTTGCAATGCGGTCGGTGAGAAATACGACTGCCTGTCACTGACCCTGGAGATGCCCTTCAAGGACAATGATGATGCGCCCAATCCGCAAACCGGTTGGTCAGGCGAGCGCTCCAGGCAATTGGGCAAGAACGTCTTGAGCAGCGTGGCCGATATCATCGGCCACGTGCGTTAACGGTCGGTCAAAACCTGATCAGTGCTTGGTCCCGGTCATGCTTTGCAGCACACCGTCGCGGCGGATCAACCCGTGGAACAGCGCGGCCGCCAGGTGCACCAGCACCGTCAGGAACAGCAGGTAGGCGAGGTAACCATGGGCCTTGCGCAACAGCGCAAACAACGGCGCATTCGCCGACACCAATGCCGGCAGTTGCACGGAGCTGCTGAGCATCACCGGGTCACCGGCGGCCGAAATCATCGCCCAGCCCAACAACGGCAACACCAGCATCAACCCATACAACACCACGTGGGACGCCTTGGCCGCGAGTACTTGCCACAGCGGCAAGTCCGTCGGCAGCGGTGGCTGGCGCGTGGAGAAACGCACCACCAGGCGCACGACCACCAGCGCCAGGATGGCGATCCCCAACGGCTTGTGCAGGTGAATCAGCCACTCGTGCCGCTCAGACACCGACGCCGCCAGGCCCGCGCCGATAAACAGCATGGCGATGATCATCAACGCCATCAGCCAGTGCAGCAAACGCGCCAACGGGGCGAAAAACCGTGGTTGAACATTCATGGCTTCGACTCCTGGGAGGCGCTGTGCAGCGGGCTGACTTCACCGGCGCGGCGCAGGTAGGAACTGGCATAGGCCGCCGAGCGTGCCGCCAGCAGCGGGTCATTGGACGCCTCGATACCGCTGGGCAGAATCAGCGGGTCGAAGTTGATATCGCGGCAATCGCCGTCGGCTTGTGGCTGGCTGCTCTGCAGCACCAGGGTGCCGGCATTGACTACCTTGTGCGCGCCGGTCCAGGTCTTGCTGGCGTCATCGAGCGGGTCGCCGGGATTGGCCAGCGTCATGTTCAACTGCCAATGCAGCGGCCCCGCAGCCAGGCGCTGCACCAGGTCCTTTTCCAGGAAGTCGCCGCCTTCAGGGGCGGTATCGTCGGCTGCGTCGCGGCTCTGCGGCACCACGGCCCAGCGCACGGCCTGACGCTTGCCGTCGGCATTGACCAGGTAAAACGCATT
This genomic stretch from Pseudomonas orientalis harbors:
- a CDS encoding cytochrome b, which codes for MNVQPRFFAPLARLLHWLMALMIIAMLFIGAGLAASVSERHEWLIHLHKPLGIAILALVVVRLVVRFSTRQPPLPTDLPLWQVLAAKASHVVLYGLMLVLPLLGWAMISAAGDPVMLSSSVQLPALVSANAPLFALLRKAHGYLAYLLFLTVLVHLAAALFHGLIRRDGVLQSMTGTKH